A single window of Cheilinus undulatus linkage group 12, ASM1832078v1, whole genome shotgun sequence DNA harbors:
- the zw10 gene encoding centromere/kinetochore protein zw10 homolog: MASFVTEVLTSSGKLEKEDLSGKISKMSRKVEDAKEEVCDMINKKYSDFLPSLQGSEELMVQVDEVSKEMEVLKNCIETEVQQNIHVAVAEYAKLKQQLEKNTIIITMLGHLKEFHNAMEAYNKALLDKKYVDAANHLERAKTSVDSLKGWKTSQLPLLSALSSELIVQRENLIYHLGDEWKSLVIWRLPSSKEPAGVKSFLKVELNLSYASSKDGEPTPPALLRCVLQALAIQGDLQHKIKLFSQVLLKNMLKPLVMYPSLSVRVTEQQGEGTILALQCLEESQEERSTPSQVYSKLLLVLKTLHSHLLDVSIGDKKLSAILGELIWEEISKCIIHECLLYSIPTNSSQLEKYNTVIKETEEFETSLKEMEYLQGDSTDLLKYARDVNCHFASKKCKDVIVAARKLMTSKMHNTVKITPDYKLRLPKLPAPGPEVKVKQQITKEETTMENSKQLSAWSLCLPACRISESVQQLMELALNTLCEAVGSSTQCALQLFFTVRNIFQLFYDVVPTYHKENLLKFPHLAAIQHNNCMYLAHHLLTLGHHFRAHLPHPLSEGVATFVDMVPGFRKLGAKCFLAQMNVQRAELLERLSTAHNFCNLDDEDNYIAASKAIRQVIHQLKQLGTVWQDVLPVSIYCKAMGNLLNTAITEIISKIMMLEDISSEDGEHLHTLCQTIIDEGPLVFIPLAEENKNKKYQEEVPLYVKKWGTFKELVIVLRANLQEIVDRWADSKGPLALEFSSSEVKNLIRALFQNTERRAIALTKIK; encoded by the exons ATGGCGTCGTTTGTGACTGAAGTACTCACCAGCTCTGGGAAACTGGAGAAGGAGGATCTGTCCggtaaaatcagtaaaatgtcGCGAAAAGTGGAGGATGCAAAG GAAGAAGTATGTGACATGATCAACAAGAAGTATAGTGACTTCTTACCAAGTCTTCAAGGATCTGAAGAGTTGATGGTCCAGGTTGATGAGGTCTCTAAGGAAATGGAAGTTCTCAAAAACTGCATTGAAACTGAG GTGCAGCAGAATATCCACGTGGCTGTAGCTGAATATGCAAAACTGAAGCAGCAGCTGGAGAAAAATACGATCATAATAACAATGCTCGGACACCTAAAAGAG TTCCACAATGCAATGGAGGCATACAACAAAGCTTTACTGGACAAGAAGTATGTTGATGCAGCCAACCATCTGGAAAGG GCGAAAACCAGTGTGGATTCACTGAAGGGCTGGAAGACGTCTCAGCTGCCACTGCTTAGTGCTCTGAGTTCTGAGCTCATAGTGCAGAGagaaaatttaatttaccaccTGGGCGATGAATGGAAGAGCCTCGTGATCTGGAGATTACCATCCTCAAAGG AGCCAGCAGGTGTGAAGTCGTTCTTAAAGGTGGAGCTGAACCTGAGCTATGCCAGCAGCAAGGATGGTGAGCCGACACCTCCTGCTCTGCTGCGCTGCGTCTTGCAGGCTCTGGCCATCCAGGGAGACCTTCAGCACAAGATCAAGCTCTTCA GTCAGGTGCTCTTGAAGAACATGTTGAAACCCCTGGTGATGTACCCGTCACTGTCAGTGAGGGTAACAGAGCAGCAGGGTGAGGGAACCATCCTGGCCTTGCAGTGTTTGGAGGAGAGCCAAGAGGAGAGATCGACTCCCTCACAAGTCTACAGCAAACTGCTCCTGGTGCTCAAGACGCTGCACTCACACCTGCTAG atgTGTCCATTGGAGATAAAAAGCTTTCAGCCATCTTAGGGGAGCTGATTTGGGAGGAAATTTCCAAGTGCATCATCCATGAGTGTCTGCTCTACTCCATCCCGACCAACAGCAGCCAGCTGGAGAAATACAACACA gTGATCAAGGAAACTGAGGAGTTTGAGACATCTCTAAAGGAGATGGAGTATCTGCAGGGCGACTCCACAGACCTGCTCAAATACGCCAGAGACGTCAACTGTCACTTTGCCAGCAAGAAGTGCAAGGATGTCATCGTAGCAGCCCGCAAACTCATGACCTCTAAGATGCACAACACTGTTAAG ATCACCCCCGATTACAAGCTTCGTCTTCCCAAGCTCCCTGCTCCTGGTCCAGAAGTGAAGGTGAAACAACAGATCACCAAGGAGGAGACGACGATGGAGAACTCAAAGCAGCTGTCAGCGTGGAGCCTGTGTCTGCCAGCGTGTCGCATCAGTGAGTCAGTTCAGCAGCTGATGGAGCTGGCCCTCAACACACTGTGTGAAGCTGTGGGGAGCTCCACACAAtg TGCACTGCAGCTCTTCTTTACTGTGAGAAACATCTTCCAGCTGTTCTACGATGTTGTACCGACATACCACAA GGAGAATCTGCTCAAGTTTCCTCACCTGGCTGCCATCCAGCACAACAACTGCATGTACCTGGCTCACCACCTGCTCACCCTGGGCCACCATTTCAGAGCTCACCTGCCACACCCCCTCAGCGAGGGCGTAGCAACTTTTGTTGACATGGTGCCTGGATTCAGGAAGCTTG GTGCCAAGTGCTTCTTAGCACAGATGAACGTCCAGAGAGCGGAGCTGTTAGAGAGACTCTCCACGGCTCACAATTTCTGCAACCTGGACGATGAAGACAACTACATTGCAGCCAGTAAAGCAATTAGACAG GTCATCCATCAGCTGAAGCAGTTGGGCACTGTGTGGCAGGACGTCCTACCAGTCAGTATTTATTGTAAAGCCATGGGGAACCTCCTCAACACGGCCATCACAGAAATTATCTCCAAAATCATGATGCTGGAG GATATTTCCTCTGAGGACGGGGAGCATCTTCACACTCTGTGCCAAACCATCATTGATGAGGGTCCGCTGGTCTTCATCCCTTTGGCTGAGGAAAACAAGAACAAGAAATACCAGGAAGAAGTTCCTCTATATGTGAAGAAATGGGGCACTTTTAAAGAGCTGGTCATTGTACTGAGAGCGAACCTGCAGGAAATAGTGGACAG GTGGGCTGACAGTAAAGGTCCGCTGGCGTTGGAGTTCTCCAGTTCAGAGGTGAAGAACCTGATCCGAGCTCTGTTTCAGAATACAGAGAGGAGAGCTATAGCTCTGACCAAAATTAAATAG
- the LOC121519099 gene encoding uncharacterized protein LOC121519099 isoform X1: MEIPLSVTLMLLLTAVAGEEILSLTVREGHDATLPCGDVITNHQTCDRTSWFISEGLLGTLELVTHGNIRENGTISKKLRVTADCSLVVMEANMWFVGQYTCRQFGSGELDQDTHVDLSVIYFEEEETKDESRFFCYVDTYNDMCWHTVQWWYFGSLNGTETSQTNCSTTVIFTTHPDQNTDFDESLYCVVMDMRSENILWCKLGPEASSGTSGWLRFIIVCVLLAALIITVVTVNIYLRTTGNRTEMDKNAVQNDNNEDDNAVIYENHDGREPSVRFQ, from the exons ATGGAAATACCTTTATCTGTGACACTGATGCTTCTACTTACAG CAGTAGCTGGAGAAGAAATCCTGTCCTTGACTGTCAGAGAGGGACACGACGCGACTTTACCTTGTGGAGATGTGATAACAAACCATCAGACATGTGACAGGACGTCTTGGTTTATCAGCGAGGGGCTTTTGGGAACATTAGAGCTGGTTACACATGGAAATATCAGAGAAAATGGGACAATATCCAAGAAATTAAGAGTTACAGCAGACTGTTCTCTGGTAGTAATGGAGGCCAATATGTGGTTTGTTGGTCAGTACACCTGCAGGCAGTTTGGATCAGGAGAACTTGATCAGGATACTCATGTGGATCTGTCTGTTATTTATT TTGAAGAAGAAGAGACCAAAGATGAGTCCAGGTTTTTCTGCTATGTGGACACGTATAATGACATGTGTTGGCACACAGTTCAGTGGTGGTATTTTGGAAGTTTGAATGGCACAGAGACATCACAGACTAATTGTTCAACCACTGTGATATTTACAACTCATCCTGATCAGAACACAGACTTCGATGAGTCTCTGTATTGTGTGGTGATGGATATGAGGAGCGAAAACATCCTGTGGTGTAAACTCGGCCCAGAAGCCTCATCTGGAACATCAG GTTGGCTGAGGTTTATTATAGTCTGTGTTTTATTAGCTGCACTCATAATAACAGTGGTGACAGTGAACATATACCTGAGAACTACAG gGAACAGAACAGAGATGGACAAAAATGCT GTTCAAAATGACAACAATGAAGATGATAATGCAgttatttatgaaaatcatGATGGCCGTGAGCCTTCTGTGAGATTTCAATGA
- the LOC121519099 gene encoding uncharacterized protein LOC121519099 isoform X2: MEIPLSVTLMLLLTVAGEEILSLTVREGHDATLPCGDVITNHQTCDRTSWFISEGLLGTLELVTHGNIRENGTISKKLRVTADCSLVVMEANMWFVGQYTCRQFGSGELDQDTHVDLSVIYFEEEETKDESRFFCYVDTYNDMCWHTVQWWYFGSLNGTETSQTNCSTTVIFTTHPDQNTDFDESLYCVVMDMRSENILWCKLGPEASSGTSGWLRFIIVCVLLAALIITVVTVNIYLRTTGNRTEMDKNAVQNDNNEDDNAVIYENHDGREPSVRFQ, translated from the exons ATGGAAATACCTTTATCTGTGACACTGATGCTTCTACTTACAG TAGCTGGAGAAGAAATCCTGTCCTTGACTGTCAGAGAGGGACACGACGCGACTTTACCTTGTGGAGATGTGATAACAAACCATCAGACATGTGACAGGACGTCTTGGTTTATCAGCGAGGGGCTTTTGGGAACATTAGAGCTGGTTACACATGGAAATATCAGAGAAAATGGGACAATATCCAAGAAATTAAGAGTTACAGCAGACTGTTCTCTGGTAGTAATGGAGGCCAATATGTGGTTTGTTGGTCAGTACACCTGCAGGCAGTTTGGATCAGGAGAACTTGATCAGGATACTCATGTGGATCTGTCTGTTATTTATT TTGAAGAAGAAGAGACCAAAGATGAGTCCAGGTTTTTCTGCTATGTGGACACGTATAATGACATGTGTTGGCACACAGTTCAGTGGTGGTATTTTGGAAGTTTGAATGGCACAGAGACATCACAGACTAATTGTTCAACCACTGTGATATTTACAACTCATCCTGATCAGAACACAGACTTCGATGAGTCTCTGTATTGTGTGGTGATGGATATGAGGAGCGAAAACATCCTGTGGTGTAAACTCGGCCCAGAAGCCTCATCTGGAACATCAG GTTGGCTGAGGTTTATTATAGTCTGTGTTTTATTAGCTGCACTCATAATAACAGTGGTGACAGTGAACATATACCTGAGAACTACAG gGAACAGAACAGAGATGGACAAAAATGCT GTTCAAAATGACAACAATGAAGATGATAATGCAgttatttatgaaaatcatGATGGCCGTGAGCCTTCTGTGAGATTTCAATGA
- the LOC121519200 gene encoding G protein-activated inward rectifier potassium channel 3-like, with protein MISTVMCTRETLQSLQCNNHIRSPVRTEPRRNSIPQTQIVTAKHQLANLPRPQTESVRFAPNTYKASAKSTITSIMSTKRTSLSHNFNNTNGSSLPPSHSDSSQSSQALALAKQEPHQQPSMPTTPLEPVEESSKPQRSHRNRGLKRFSSRWQSRSSTGSCSNIPAFAIEKLNGAKSHRKRCKLLGDEPSVHVVASNQRQRYVAKDGKCQVNLGPIADKSRFLSDIFTTLVDLKYRWFLLVFTMCYILTWVVFGGIYFFGAWLRDDIAHVQDPEWKACFENVDGFLSALLLSIESQRTIGYGSRMVTANCPEGTVLLMIQSILGSIIDALMVGCMFVKISRPQQRAQTLIFSKYCVICERDEKLVMLFRIGDLRESHMVDAKIRAKLIKSRQTKEGEFIPLEQSEINLGYDTGGDRLLLVEPQTITHVINESSPFWEVGSERLRRETFEIIVILEGIVEASGMTCQARTSYTEDEVLWGHRFESCISLEKGAFRVDYSAFDKTFEVQMSQLSAKEQSTAEEQDIEF; from the exons ATGATCTCCACTGTGATGTGCACCAGAGAGACGCTACAAAGCCTTCAGTGCAACAATCACATCAGGAGCCCTGTCAGGACCGAGCCTCGCAGGAACTCCATTCCCCAAACACAAATCGTCACCGCTAAACATCAGCTGGCTAACCTGCCCAGACCACAGACAGAATCAGTCCGCTTCGCTCCCAACACCTACAAG GCTTCAGCAAAATCCACTATTACCTCCATTATGTCCACCAAAAGAACCTCTCTCAGCCACAACTTTAACAACACTAATGGCTCATCGCTCCCACCATCCCACAGTGACAGCAGCCAGTCCTCTCAGGCTCTGGCTCTAGCCAAACAAGAACCCCACCAGCAGCCTTCTATGCCCACAACTCCTCTAGAGCCAGTGGAGGAATCTTCAAAGCCTCAGCGCTCACATCGCAACAGAGGCCTAAAGCGTTTCAGCTCCAGGTGGCAATCGAGAAGCTCCACCGGCAGCTGCAGCAACATTCCCGCCTTCGCCATAGAGAAGCTGAACGGTGCAAAGAGTCACAGGAAGCGGTGTAAGCTGTTGGGCGATGAGCCCTCGGTGCATGTTGTTGCCAGCAATCAGCGCCAACGTTATGTCGCCAAGGATGGAAAGTGCCAGGTCAATCTGGGGCCTATTGCAGACAAGAGTCGCTTTCTGTCTGATATTTTCACAACATTAGTAGACCTCAAGTACCGCTGGTTCCTTCTTGTCTTCACCATGTGCTACATCCTCACCTGGGTGGTCTTTGGTGGGATCTACTTCTTTGGTGCCTGGTTGCGTGATGACATTGCACATGTTCAAGACCCAGAGTGGAAGGCATGCTTTGAAAATGTAGACGGttttctttctgctctgctgctgtcgATCGAAAGCCAGAGGACGATTGGGTACGGCTCCAGAATGGTCACAGCAAACTGCCCTGAAGGCACAGTACTCCTCATGATCCAGTCCATCCTCGGCTCCATTATCGATGCTTTAATGGTGGGATGCATGTTTGTCAAGATCTCCCGGCCACAGCAAAGAGCCCAGACCCTGATCTTCAGCAAGTACTGCGTCATATGTGAGCGTGACGAGAAGCTGGTCATGCTATTCCGCATAGGAGATCTGAGAGAGAGCCACATGGTGGATGCAAAGATCCGAGCCAAGTTGATCAAGTCCAGGCAGACTAAGGAGGGCGAGTTCATCCCCCTGGAACAGTCTGAAATCAACCTGGGCTATGACACTGGTGGAGACAGGCTGCTTCTGGTGGAGCCACAGACCATCACTCATGTTATTAATGAGAGCAGCCCCTTCTGGGAGGTGGGGTCTGAGCGTCTGAGGAGAGAGACCTTTGAGATCATCGTCATCCTGGAGGGCATTGTAGAGGCATCTG GTATGACATGCCAGGCGAGAACATCCTACACAGAAGACGAGGTCCTCTGGGGCCACAGGTTTGAGTCGTGCATTTCCTTGGAGAAAGGAGCATTTCGTGTGGACTACAGCGCTTTTGATAAAACCTTTGAGGTCCAAATGTCTCAACTTAGTGCAAAAGAACAGAGCACAGCAGAAGAGCAAGACATTGAGTTTTAG